One part of the Spirochaetaceae bacterium genome encodes these proteins:
- the rplW gene encoding 50S ribosomal protein L23, protein MDINNIIIKPVLTEKSSLLREKAKKVYVFKVAKQANKLEVMKAIKEIFAIEPLSCTIVNVRGKKRANIPYRGSVKRGFGKTAAWKKAYVTLPEGKTIAELEA, encoded by the coding sequence ATGGATATAAACAATATAATTATTAAGCCGGTGCTTACCGAAAAATCGAGTTTATTGCGTGAAAAAGCTAAAAAAGTTTATGTTTTTAAAGTGGCTAAGCAAGCAAATAAGTTAGAGGTGATGAAGGCGATAAAGGAAATTTTTGCTATAGAACCTCTCTCTTGTACTATTGTTAATGTGCGTGGCAAAAAAAGAGCTAACATACCTTATCGTGGTAGTGTAAAACGAGGCTTTGGTAAAACAGCTGCGTGGAAAAAAGCTTATGTAACTTTACCGGAAGGCAAGACGATTGCCGAGTTGGAGGCATAA